In Carettochelys insculpta isolate YL-2023 chromosome 10, ASM3395843v1, whole genome shotgun sequence, the DNA window ctgcacgagctcctcggggccgaagggagagggcctgcggccgcccggccaggccggaggagcaggcccccagaggctccacgcaatcccgggtccgtatgccccaaggagactacccggacttcccggacctaccagggccttcccgccggcggagaccccccgccttggaagaggccccgggagcgggctgccccagagtcccggcggatccttacagcactcagacccaggaccgccttgcgtctcctgtactGCTGCCGCCTGACTACCTTAACGacgttgttatggacgattggccggagcccccaaaggcggatgacccagaggagaccgacctaggaggacccctcgaccagatggacagggac includes these proteins:
- the B3GALNT1 gene encoding UDP-GalNAc:beta-1,3-N-acetylgalactosaminyltransferase 1 isoform X2; this encodes MPQGDYPDFPDLPGPSRRRRPPALEEAPGAGCPRVPADPYSTQTQDRLASPVLLPPDYLNDVVMDDWPEPPKADDPEETDLGGPLDQMDRDLPPTEGEIGGCPMLLHALPECWEYLRLNLSKQSTKLRKEEELEPLHSPSCHYQMQ